From the Ciona intestinalis chromosome 2, KH, whole genome shotgun sequence genome, one window contains:
- the LOC100182759 gene encoding DNA-directed RNA polymerase II subunit RPB4 has protein sequence MSSASTKALSTVLTEQEEDSSQLQFPQEFESAETLLNSEVHMLLEHRKSQNENADDEQELSEVFMKTLNYTQRFSRFKNRETITSVRGLLLQKDLHKFELASLANLCPETAEEAKALVPSLEGRFEDEDLQQVLEDIQTKRSFQC, from the coding sequence ATGAGTAGCGCATCTACAAAAGCGTTATCCACAGTTCTTACCGAGCAGGAAGAAGATTCTTCGCAGTTGCAGTTCCCACAAGAGTTCGAAAGCGCAGAGACTTTGCTTAATTCAGAAGTTCACATGCTTCTGGAGCATCGAAAATCCCAAAACGAAAACGCAGATGACGAGCAAGAACTTTCAGAAGTCTTTATGAAAACTTTGAACTACACGCAACGGTTCAGCCGATTCAAAAACCGCGAAACGATTACGAGCGTTAGAGGCTTGTTGCTGCAAAAGGATCTTCATAAATTCGAACTGGCATCACTTGCAAATCTGTGTCCAGAGACAGCAGAGGAAGCAAAGGCACTTGTCCCAAGTTTAGAAGGAAGATTTGAGGATGAGGACCTTCAGCAAGTCTTGGAGGATATCCAAACCAAACGAAGTTTTCAATGTTGA